Proteins encoded within one genomic window of Candidatus Deferrimicrobiaceae bacterium:
- a CDS encoding FAD-dependent oxidoreductase, with translation KRARKVLAGENRVLFDDGTEEGYDFLLVATGGKPILPDPMKKPLGSILPFDSLDDAVRIRDRAQRPGVSVVYGPGYLAIEACRVLRKAGQEVIWLKPGQPRFGNPIGGEFEASVINEIQKRGVVLKDGADIAEVSEIDGETTSVRTVSGEEIRCRMVVVVTERLPSTDFLEGSGVKVGTGVIVDDFLRTFIGNIYAAGDCAELFDKATGQKRINFGWRSAIKQGQLAGENMAGGGKLYIRKQEDYLWLLFGTSLLDRSR, from the coding sequence AAGCGTGCCAGGAAGGTGCTCGCGGGGGAGAACCGCGTCCTCTTCGATGACGGGACCGAGGAGGGGTACGACTTCCTCCTCGTCGCCACGGGGGGCAAACCGATCCTGCCGGATCCCATGAAGAAACCTCTCGGATCGATCCTCCCGTTCGACTCCCTGGACGACGCTGTCCGGATCCGGGACCGCGCGCAACGCCCCGGCGTATCGGTTGTGTACGGCCCGGGCTACCTCGCGATCGAGGCTTGCCGGGTCCTGCGGAAGGCGGGGCAGGAAGTGATCTGGCTCAAGCCGGGGCAGCCCCGCTTCGGCAACCCGATCGGGGGGGAGTTCGAGGCGAGCGTCATCAACGAGATCCAGAAACGCGGCGTCGTGCTCAAGGACGGGGCGGACATCGCGGAGGTTTCGGAGATCGACGGGGAGACGACATCGGTCCGCACCGTTTCCGGAGAGGAGATCCGGTGCCGGATGGTCGTGGTGGTCACCGAGCGGCTTCCCTCGACCGATTTTCTGGAAGGGAGCGGCGTGAAGGTCGGCACGGGGGTGATCGTGGACGACTTCCTGCGAACCTTCATCGGGAACATCTACGCGGCAGGGGATTGCGCGGAACTGTTCGACAAGGCCACCGGCCAAAAGCGGATCAACTTCGGCTGGCGAAGCGCCATCAAGCAGGGGCAGCTGGCCGGGGAGAACATGGCGGGGGGAGGGAAGCTCTACATCCGGAAGCAGGAGGACTACCTTTGGCTGCTTTTCGGGACGTCGCTTCTGGACCGGTCCAG